GAGGATATATTCAACATCCCCGAAAAACTCTTTAGGGAGGCTGATAAAGCAGGGATTAAGGTTCCCTACAGTACTGCTGAGATAATAGCGTTCCTGGTTAAACATGCCCCCGTTGAAGACAGGCTCGTAAAGAGGGATTTTACGTTATTCCTAGATTCAAGGGATAGACTAAGGGTCAGTGAATGTATTCTTGAAGAAGGGATATATCATGATTGAGTTTGGCATTTGTAGGTTCCCTCCTAGGAGGATTAATAATAAGCAGGAGACTGGAGTGTCGTCCATTTCAATATTTCTGAGGAGAAGGTATGATGGTAACTGTCGCCATCACGGTCTTGACTTCAGTCATTGTAGAAACCCTCTGGTTACCACTCCTTA
This window of the Pyrococcus kukulkanii genome carries:
- a CDS encoding Tfx family DNA-binding protein, which gives rise to MKTFLTDQQIKVLILRAKGLKQSEIAEILGTSRANVSILEKRALEKIEKARNTILLWEQINSKVQVKVRAGEDIFNIPEKLFREADKAGIKVPYSTAEIIAFLVKHAPVEDRLVKRDFTLFLDSRDRLRVSECILEEGIYHD